A genome region from Microcella alkaliphila includes the following:
- a CDS encoding PrsW family intramembrane metalloprotease has protein sequence MTDYSRTPDYTATGVHRVVSPLSDAPTEIRAETATSVGPGPGSRSAAVTRGRGPGAGRVLLAVLGFTLLGLVSLFVVVYLVSGLGATSVIVAAILALVPLGIVVWGVRWIDRWEPEPRLALTFAFLWGAGASVFIALAVDAEIQSIVAAAGGPGASAEFLGAAVQAPIVEEVAKGLGVFILFLAVRRRFDGPVDGIVYAAVVAGGFAFTENILYFGVAFVDGGALGQTFFVRGLMSPFAHVMFTAAIGLALGFAARRGARFPVFAFGVGLVPAIALHAFWNGALFFVGDFYGYYLLVQVPMFVIAVAIVSLLRRQEGRIIGERLAEYAAVGWFHPQEVAMLTSKRGRRTAERWARGVGLGSTMRAFIRDATLLAYARQRIIGGRDQIGAQLDEAELLRRVTSARHALAAPGVRTQ, from the coding sequence GTGACGGATTACTCGCGGACACCCGACTACACGGCCACCGGCGTGCACCGGGTGGTATCGCCACTGAGCGACGCCCCCACCGAGATTCGAGCCGAGACGGCCACCTCGGTCGGCCCCGGCCCCGGATCCCGTTCCGCTGCGGTCACGAGGGGTCGAGGGCCCGGCGCGGGCCGCGTGTTGCTCGCCGTGCTCGGGTTCACCCTGCTCGGGCTGGTCTCGTTATTCGTGGTGGTGTACCTCGTCAGCGGACTCGGCGCGACGAGTGTGATCGTGGCGGCGATTCTGGCGCTCGTGCCGTTGGGGATCGTGGTCTGGGGCGTGCGCTGGATTGATCGCTGGGAACCCGAGCCGCGACTCGCCCTGACGTTTGCCTTCCTGTGGGGTGCGGGGGCGAGCGTGTTCATTGCGCTGGCTGTCGACGCCGAGATCCAGTCGATCGTGGCTGCTGCCGGTGGTCCCGGGGCGAGCGCGGAGTTCCTGGGTGCCGCCGTTCAGGCGCCGATCGTCGAAGAGGTGGCGAAGGGGCTCGGCGTCTTCATCCTGTTCCTCGCGGTGCGCCGCCGCTTTGACGGGCCCGTTGACGGAATCGTGTACGCAGCCGTCGTCGCCGGCGGGTTCGCGTTCACCGAGAACATCCTTTACTTCGGGGTCGCCTTCGTCGATGGCGGTGCGCTGGGGCAAACGTTCTTCGTCCGCGGGCTCATGTCACCGTTCGCCCATGTGATGTTCACGGCAGCGATCGGCCTCGCACTCGGGTTCGCCGCGCGTCGAGGCGCTCGCTTCCCCGTGTTCGCGTTCGGGGTCGGTCTCGTGCCCGCCATCGCTCTGCACGCTTTTTGGAACGGGGCGCTGTTTTTCGTCGGCGACTTCTACGGCTACTACTTGCTGGTTCAGGTGCCGATGTTCGTGATCGCGGTGGCAATCGTGTCGTTGCTCCGTAGGCAGGAGGGGCGGATCATTGGCGAGCGGCTCGCCGAGTACGCGGCCGTGGGGTGGTTCCATCCGCAGGAAGTCGCGATGCTCACGAGCAAACGCGGCCGTCGCACAGCGGAACGGTGGGCCCGCGGTGTGGGGCTCGGGTCGACGATGCGCGCCTTCATCCGTGACGCGACACTTCTCGCGTATGCGCGCCAACGGATCATCGGCGGCCGCGATCAGATCGGCGCGCAGCTCGACGAAGCAGAGCTGCTGCGGCGGGTGACGAGTGCCCGGCACGCGCTCGCCGCGCCCGGAGTGCGCACGCAATAG